One window from the genome of Diabrotica virgifera virgifera chromosome 6, PGI_DIABVI_V3a encodes:
- the LOC126887146 gene encoding uncharacterized protein LOC126887146, giving the protein MVVPVERKVGRVLEKPKQFVGNNLTLNIDENKSSICLTGNNCKVTLAENNGKLQVVGDNCEIVVRKGNGNIKYVGNCGKIVLGLGVSSENVNYIGNRGNVTSVNPNGSSELQDISFGVSESNHRRNTNKFVKDGTRNLTVRNANMIQVTSSAVPKNFELPLPFVRLPGNLLRR; this is encoded by the coding sequence ATGGTAGTTCCAGTGGAACGTAAAGTTGGAAGAGTTCTCGAGAAACCAAAACAGTTCGTCGGGAACAACTTAACCCTCAACATCGATGAAAACAAAAGCAGCATCTGCCTTACAGGAAACAACTGTAAAGTGACATTAGCAGAAAACAACGGAAAATTGCAAGTTGTTGGTGATAATTGTGAAATAGTTGTGAGAAAGGGCAACGGAAATATTAAATATGTGGGCAATTGTGGCAAAATAGTTCTTGGTCTTGGAGTTTCTTCTGAGAATGTGAACTATATTGGAAACCGAGGCAATGTGACATCTGTGAATCCAAATGGAAGCAGTGAACTTCAAGATATCAGTTTTGGTGTTAGTGAAAGTAACCACAGAAGAAATACAAATAAGTTTGTTAAAGACGGTACAAGAAATTTAACGGTTAGAAATGCCAATATGATTCAAGTTACTTCCTCTGCCGTACCGAAGAATTTTGAATTACCGCTACCTTTTGTTAGACTTCCAGGAAATCTACTTCGTCGataa